The Prevotella sp. E9-3 genome has a window encoding:
- a CDS encoding LTA synthase family protein, with translation MKTKILNYLRPIGSVLFNLLLAYVVYFIARVAFLLENWNLFAESITASHLLELFSGGVMFDTTAILYTNALWIVMILFPLHLKERRAYHTVCRWVFVVVNVLTFALNLGDSVYFRYSMRRTTTTIFQEFENENNLGGIFLTEALSHWYFFLLAGLIGWGLWKLYAMPITGASEKKGARTVYSASVKYYLTMTVSLLGFVPFCVAGMRGGWTRDIRPITVSNANNYCDRPTETGIVLNTPFALIRTIGKNLYVVPDYFQTEEEMVSVFNPIHQPIVSDSVKTFKNKNVVVIIIESFGREYIGAYNKHIPGYKGYTPFTDSLIANGALTYRYSYCNGRKSIDGMPSILSSIPMFVEPFFLSPYSVNHVSGIADCLNGKGYETAFFHGAERGSMGFLAFARATKFKDYYGREDYVADGRTGGDKDFDGWWGISDEPFMQYYCMKMSEMKQPFMTALFTLSSHHPFRVPEPYKDVFKEENPDMPVYKVIRYTDMALQHFFESAKKQPWFKNTIFAITSDHTNQTYFEEYRTDLGGFCSPVIFYDPSGEMGSGMVDAIAQQTDIMPTILEYLGYDQPYLTFGIDLLHTPADETWAVNYLNGIYQYVKYGHVMQFDGEKVTGLYSLDDRLMKHNLIENNSQLSTLNFQLQEMELELKAIIQQYMERITENRLIPDTSAEKK, from the coding sequence ATGAAAACGAAGATTCTGAACTATCTTAGACCCATTGGTTCGGTACTTTTCAACCTATTGCTGGCCTACGTTGTTTATTTTATAGCCCGTGTGGCTTTTTTGTTGGAGAACTGGAACCTTTTTGCTGAGAGTATAACCGCCAGCCACTTGTTAGAATTGTTTTCGGGTGGTGTGATGTTCGATACTACTGCTATCCTTTATACAAATGCACTTTGGATAGTGATGATACTCTTCCCCTTGCATCTGAAAGAGCGTCGCGCTTATCATACTGTTTGCCGATGGGTTTTTGTGGTTGTCAATGTATTGACGTTTGCACTCAACCTAGGCGATTCCGTCTATTTCCGCTACTCAATGCGCCGCACCACAACGACTATTTTCCAAGAGTTTGAAAACGAGAATAACCTGGGTGGTATCTTCTTGACTGAAGCCCTCTCACATTGGTATTTCTTCCTGTTGGCAGGACTGATAGGATGGGGACTGTGGAAGTTGTATGCGATGCCTATCACCGGTGCATCTGAAAAGAAAGGTGCCAGAACCGTTTATTCAGCATCTGTCAAGTACTATCTGACGATGACCGTTTCGCTGCTGGGTTTCGTTCCATTCTGCGTGGCCGGTATGCGTGGCGGTTGGACGCGCGATATTCGTCCCATTACCGTGTCGAATGCCAATAACTATTGTGACCGTCCTACAGAGACAGGCATCGTGCTGAACACACCGTTTGCATTGATTCGTACTATAGGAAAGAATCTTTACGTGGTGCCCGACTATTTCCAGACGGAAGAAGAAATGGTCAGCGTGTTCAATCCTATTCACCAGCCAATAGTTTCCGATTCTGTCAAAACTTTCAAAAACAAAAATGTAGTGGTGATTATCATAGAAAGTTTTGGCCGAGAGTATATTGGAGCCTACAATAAGCATATTCCCGGATACAAGGGCTATACACCGTTTACCGATTCGCTGATAGCCAATGGGGCCCTGACCTATCGCTATAGCTATTGCAATGGCAGAAAGTCTATCGATGGTATGCCTTCTATCCTGTCGTCTATTCCAATGTTTGTCGAGCCTTTCTTCTTATCACCCTATTCTGTGAATCATGTGTCTGGAATAGCCGATTGTTTGAATGGAAAAGGCTATGAGACAGCTTTCTTCCATGGCGCTGAGCGTGGCTCGATGGGCTTCTTAGCCTTTGCCCGTGCTACGAAATTTAAGGACTATTATGGTCGTGAAGACTATGTGGCTGATGGTCGTACGGGAGGCGATAAGGACTTTGACGGATGGTGGGGCATCTCGGATGAACCCTTTATGCAATACTACTGCATGAAGATGTCGGAGATGAAACAGCCTTTCATGACAGCACTCTTCACCCTGTCGAGCCATCATCCGTTCCGTGTGCCCGAGCCCTATAAGGATGTGTTCAAGGAAGAGAATCCTGATATGCCTGTCTATAAGGTGATTCGCTATACCGATATGGCACTGCAGCACTTCTTTGAGAGTGCAAAGAAACAACCTTGGTTCAAGAATACCATTTTTGCCATAACCAGCGATCATACCAATCAGACGTATTTCGAGGAGTATCGTACCGATCTTGGAGGCTTCTGCTCACCTGTGATATTCTATGATCCCAGTGGTGAGATGGGAAGTGGAATGGTGGACGCCATTGCTCAGCAGACCGATATTATGCCCACTATTCTCGAATATCTGGGCTATGACCAGCCTTATCTGACCTTTGGCATCGACTTGCTTCATACGCCTGCCGATGAAACATGGGCAGTAAACTATCTGAATGGTATCTATCAATATGTAAAATACGGGCATGTAATGCAATTTGATGGTGAGAAAGTGACGGGTCTCTATTCATTGGACGACCGTTTGATGAAGCATAACCTGATAGAAAATAATTCTCAACTCTCAACTCTCAATTTTCAATTGCAAGAAATGGAACTCGAGTTGAAAGCCATTATCCAGCAATACATGGAAAGAATTACCGAAAACAGGCTGATTCCAGATACCTCTGCTGAGAAAAAATGA
- a CDS encoding phosphoethanolamine transferase produces the protein MTNNRWSAILKGANRFVSLVFQPISHCRTLFFFLLLMVYTIKIADNLTGTGTDAFLSTLLPIFDCYLLCLISYALKKVRLGFVIPIVATTILFSELFTIFFYHSNFTIYVILLLFETNNKESSEFINAALTQWSTWYAVMLTMGMAALSFLFSKLSRRQFTGRRAIICLGTALILWSGIRQISAYYKLTKCFSSASTTVCNDPHYRPHLNTPFVRLAYGVAYNMASSAELDVLAESVEATQVDSCSYRCPLIVLVIGESYNKHHSQLYGYELPTTPRLLKKRNEGSLIVYNNAVTPYNFTSNAFKYMFSTWDDEGNDDWTQHTLFPAIFKKAGYEVDFYTNQFAMEQTNVWDYTGGTIFNHAQLSDLQFSRRNSSVFTYDGMLIDQIPSADELAAKPTLLIVHLEGQHVKYDKKYPAEFARFNPEDEKTPYGGELGKQTAAHYDNATYYNDYIVDSVFNMVREKDAIAIYLSDHGEEAYDWRNQYERTNEGTLYPEVAHYQYEIPFMFFMTDSFRVNHPDVAEAVKTSADRRFFSCDLPHLLIYLGGISTPEYIEKRNILSPKYDLNRKRIIRNDVNYDELIEDGF, from the coding sequence ATGACAAATAATAGATGGTCGGCAATTCTAAAGGGAGCCAACCGATTTGTATCTTTAGTTTTTCAGCCCATCTCACACTGCCGCACCTTATTCTTTTTCCTGTTGCTGATGGTCTATACCATCAAGATTGCCGACAATCTGACGGGAACAGGTACTGATGCTTTTCTTTCAACCCTATTGCCCATCTTCGACTGCTATCTGTTATGTCTGATTTCTTACGCATTGAAGAAAGTCCGGCTTGGATTTGTCATTCCCATCGTTGCTACGACGATTCTGTTCAGTGAACTCTTCACCATTTTCTTTTATCACTCCAATTTCACGATCTACGTCATTCTGCTGTTGTTCGAAACCAACAACAAGGAGAGTTCAGAGTTCATCAACGCCGCTCTCACACAGTGGAGCACCTGGTATGCCGTGATGCTCACAATGGGTATGGCCGCCCTATCTTTTCTCTTTTCAAAACTTTCACGACGTCAGTTTACTGGCAGGCGAGCCATTATCTGTTTGGGAACAGCTCTCATTCTGTGGTCAGGAATACGTCAGATTTCGGCCTATTACAAACTGACCAAATGTTTCAGTAGTGCCAGCACCACTGTTTGCAACGACCCTCACTACCGTCCACACCTCAACACTCCTTTCGTGCGTCTGGCCTACGGAGTGGCATACAACATGGCCTCATCGGCCGAACTCGACGTGCTTGCCGAATCGGTTGAAGCAACTCAGGTAGATAGTTGCAGCTATCGCTGTCCGCTCATCGTACTGGTCATCGGCGAGTCCTACAACAAGCATCACTCTCAGCTCTATGGCTACGAACTGCCTACTACCCCACGTTTATTGAAGAAACGCAACGAGGGAAGTCTGATTGTTTACAACAATGCAGTGACTCCTTACAATTTCACTTCAAACGCCTTCAAATACATGTTCTCCACCTGGGATGACGAAGGCAATGACGACTGGACCCAGCACACGCTGTTTCCCGCTATCTTCAAGAAAGCCGGCTACGAGGTTGACTTCTACACCAATCAGTTTGCGATGGAACAGACCAACGTGTGGGACTACACCGGAGGCACTATTTTCAATCATGCCCAACTGTCAGACCTGCAGTTCTCGCGTCGCAACTCATCGGTGTTCACCTATGACGGCATGCTCATCGATCAGATTCCTTCTGCCGACGAACTCGCGGCTAAGCCTACCCTGCTCATTGTCCACCTTGAGGGCCAGCATGTGAAGTACGACAAAAAATATCCTGCAGAGTTTGCCCGTTTCAATCCAGAGGATGAGAAGACGCCCTACGGAGGAGAACTGGGCAAGCAGACGGCTGCCCACTACGATAATGCCACATACTATAACGACTATATCGTTGATTCTGTGTTCAATATGGTGCGTGAGAAAGATGCCATTGCCATCTATCTCTCCGATCATGGCGAAGAGGCCTACGACTGGCGCAACCAGTATGAGCGCACCAACGAGGGTACTCTCTATCCTGAAGTGGCCCACTATCAGTATGAGATTCCGTTTATGTTTTTCATGACCGACTCGTTCCGTGTGAATCATCCCGATGTGGCAGAAGCCGTAAAGACCAGTGCCGACCGCCGTTTCTTCAGTTGCGACCTGCCCCACCTGCTCATTTACTTAGGAGGAATCAGTACTCCCGAATATATAGAAAAGCGGAATATTCTTTCGCCCAAATACGATTTGAACCGCAAAAGAATAATCCGCAATGATGTCAATTACGATGAGTTAATAGAAGATGGGTTTTGA
- a CDS encoding LTA synthase family protein — protein MKRHLLFLLGIFVMTMLVFALAKVIFMLCNLGSQDFVFGDMVNVLTHGFSLDFSTSLYVLSFPLLAVMASVWVKLPKWVWNIYFLLIAIAMSLAFVADVSLYEFWHFKLDAFCLQYLETPTEAMASVTWSYLMVRVLAFLVVTGLIFVAYRSVVKTFLTADSHPVSSRPSLTARSIEFLLYFVLIPFIVIGIRGGLGESTTNIGQVYYSGNQFLNHAAVNPVFSFLSSIGKSGDYIVSYEYFEVGECQKFTEGLYNTESVDPDTLLNTNRPNIVLIVMESCGSQFTKVGGHPEIMPRLDQLADESVNFTECYANSWRTDKGVVSILSGYPAFPVTSVMKIPEKSRKLASIAASLKDEGYSTSFLYGGDINFTNMRSYVIGTGFDQLTWKADYTREEQQTAQWGVRDDLVFASLLSEIKQEQSSHWMKTMLTLSSHEPWDVPTKVLDDEVYNAFNYLDQCIGSFIDSLKQLPVWDNLLVVIMPDHGFRYKGIDETTRLYNHIPMIWTGGAIREPRKIEAVCNQSDLAATLFGQLQIDHSAFTFSRDVMGKQYQQPFAYHTYNNGVTIIDSFGFMAYDLDVNQIIAQEGDSVENKLKRARALLQITSADLIEK, from the coding sequence ATGAAGAGACACCTGTTGTTTTTACTGGGTATATTCGTGATGACGATGCTCGTTTTTGCGCTAGCAAAAGTGATATTCATGCTTTGCAACTTAGGAAGTCAGGATTTTGTTTTTGGCGATATGGTAAATGTTCTGACTCATGGGTTCTCGCTCGATTTTTCCACTTCTTTATATGTACTCTCCTTTCCACTGTTGGCTGTCATGGCATCGGTTTGGGTGAAACTGCCTAAGTGGGTGTGGAACATTTATTTCCTACTGATAGCCATCGCCATGTCGTTGGCTTTCGTGGCCGATGTGAGTCTGTACGAGTTCTGGCATTTCAAACTCGATGCATTCTGTTTGCAATATTTAGAGACGCCCACCGAAGCAATGGCCAGCGTGACCTGGAGCTATCTTATGGTAAGAGTGTTGGCGTTTCTGGTGGTGACAGGACTGATATTTGTTGCCTATCGCAGCGTAGTAAAAACATTTTTGACGGCAGACTCTCATCCAGTTTCTTCTCGTCCCTCTCTTACCGCACGAAGCATCGAATTCCTCCTATACTTTGTTCTTATCCCCTTCATTGTGATTGGTATTCGTGGCGGTCTTGGAGAATCGACCACTAACATAGGACAGGTCTATTACTCGGGAAATCAGTTTCTGAACCATGCAGCTGTGAACCCCGTGTTCAGTTTTCTGTCGTCGATAGGAAAGTCGGGTGACTATATCGTCAGTTATGAATATTTTGAGGTAGGGGAATGTCAGAAATTTACAGAAGGACTATACAATACGGAAAGTGTTGACCCCGATACACTTCTGAATACGAACCGGCCAAACATCGTTCTGATCGTGATGGAAAGCTGTGGCAGTCAGTTTACGAAGGTTGGCGGTCATCCTGAGATTATGCCCCGTCTGGATCAGTTGGCCGACGAAAGCGTGAACTTCACCGAGTGTTATGCCAATTCATGGCGCACCGACAAGGGGGTGGTGAGCATACTCAGCGGCTATCCGGCATTCCCTGTTACATCGGTTATGAAGATTCCAGAGAAAAGTCGTAAGTTGGCATCGATTGCCGCCTCGCTGAAAGATGAGGGCTATTCAACCAGTTTCTTGTATGGTGGCGATATTAACTTCACCAATATGCGAAGCTATGTGATAGGAACGGGATTCGACCAACTGACGTGGAAAGCTGACTATACCCGTGAAGAGCAGCAAACAGCCCAGTGGGGCGTGCGCGACGATCTGGTGTTTGCTTCACTGCTCAGTGAGATTAAGCAGGAACAGTCTTCTCACTGGATGAAAACCATGCTCACACTGAGTAGTCATGAGCCTTGGGATGTGCCGACAAAGGTGTTGGATGATGAGGTGTATAATGCCTTCAACTACCTGGATCAATGTATCGGTAGCTTTATAGACAGTCTGAAGCAGTTGCCCGTGTGGGATAATCTGCTTGTTGTCATTATGCCCGACCACGGTTTCCGCTATAAAGGAATTGATGAGACGACTCGGCTCTATAATCATATCCCAATGATATGGACAGGTGGCGCAATCCGTGAGCCACGAAAGATAGAAGCCGTTTGTAATCAGAGCGATTTGGCGGCAACCCTTTTTGGACAGCTTCAGATAGACCACAGCGCTTTCACCTTCAGTCGCGATGTGATGGGTAAACAATATCAACAGCCGTTTGCCTATCATACCTATAACAATGGTGTGACTATTATCGATTCATTCGGCTTTATGGCCTATGACCTCGATGTGAATCAAATCATTGCACAGGAAGGAGATAGCGTGGAAAACAAGTTGAAAAGGGCACGTGCCTTACTGCAAATAACCTCTGCTGATTTGATTGAGAAGTAA
- the miaB gene encoding tRNA (N6-isopentenyl adenosine(37)-C2)-methylthiotransferase MiaB gives MKKLYIETYGCQMNVADSEVVASVMQMAGYETCEKAEEADAVFLNTCSVRDNAEQKIYHRLEALNAMRKSKKQLIVGVLGCMAERVKDDLLENHGVDLVAGPDAYLSLPDLTAQAEMGHKAINIELSTSETYKDVVPQRIGLGHKIGGFVSIMRGCNNFCHYCIVPYTRGRERSRDVESILREVRDLRDRGFKEVTLLGQNVNSYKASSEEGDILFHELLRKVAREAPEMRIRFTTSHPKDMSDDTLRVIAEEPNVCKHIHLPVQSGSDRILKLMNRKYTREWYMDRVAAIRRIIPDCGLSTDIFVGYHDETEEDHQLSLSLMREVGYDSAFMFKYSERPGTYASKHLPDNVAEEEKIRRLNELIALQTEISAQQNKKDEGKEFDVLVEGFSKRSRSQLCGRTEQNKMVVFDKGNHHIGETVRVRITGSTSATLFGEEA, from the coding sequence ATGAAGAAACTCTATATTGAAACCTACGGGTGCCAGATGAATGTGGCCGACTCGGAAGTGGTGGCATCAGTGATGCAGATGGCAGGCTATGAGACTTGTGAAAAGGCAGAAGAGGCCGATGCTGTGTTTTTGAATACCTGTTCGGTGCGCGATAATGCCGAACAGAAAATCTATCATCGTCTGGAAGCACTCAACGCCATGAGAAAGTCTAAGAAGCAGTTGATTGTCGGAGTACTTGGCTGTATGGCTGAGCGCGTGAAGGACGACCTGTTGGAAAATCATGGTGTTGACCTTGTGGCAGGCCCAGATGCCTACCTGTCGTTGCCCGATCTGACCGCTCAGGCCGAAATGGGGCATAAAGCCATCAATATCGAGCTTTCTACCAGCGAGACCTATAAGGATGTGGTGCCCCAGCGTATTGGCTTGGGCCATAAGATAGGTGGTTTCGTGAGCATCATGCGTGGCTGTAACAACTTCTGCCACTATTGCATTGTTCCTTATACCCGTGGTCGTGAGCGCAGTCGTGATGTGGAAAGCATCCTGCGTGAAGTGCGCGACTTGCGCGACCGTGGTTTCAAGGAGGTGACACTGCTGGGACAGAATGTAAATTCATATAAAGCCTCCTCCGAGGAAGGGGATATCCTATTCCATGAATTGTTGAGGAAAGTGGCCCGTGAGGCTCCAGAGATGCGCATCCGTTTCACCACCTCGCATCCGAAGGATATGAGCGATGATACCCTGCGTGTGATTGCCGAAGAGCCTAATGTGTGCAAACATATCCACCTGCCTGTGCAGAGCGGTAGCGACAGGATTTTGAAACTGATGAACCGTAAATATACCCGTGAGTGGTATATGGATCGTGTGGCTGCTATTCGTAGGATAATCCCCGACTGCGGTCTTTCTACCGATATCTTCGTGGGCTATCATGACGAGACGGAAGAGGACCATCAGTTGTCACTCTCGCTGATGCGTGAGGTGGGCTACGATTCGGCCTTCATGTTCAAATACTCTGAGCGTCCGGGAACCTATGCTTCGAAACATCTGCCTGATAATGTGGCTGAGGAAGAAAAGATTCGCCGACTGAACGAGCTTATTGCCCTGCAGACAGAAATCTCTGCCCAGCAGAACAAAAAGGATGAGGGCAAGGAGTTTGACGTACTGGTGGAGGGTTTCTCAAAGCGCAGTCGCAGTCAGCTTTGCGGTCGCACTGAACAGAACAAGATGGTGGTGTTCGACAAGGGCAACCATCATATTGGAGAGACCGTGCGCGTGCGCATTACGGGGAGCACGAGCGCGACGCTGTTTGGTGAGGAGGCTTGA
- the rnr gene encoding ribonuclease R: protein MGRKGGKRLNKAMVADALQAFFQAHPNETFALKQIFKALRLDTHPAKMLAVDVLEEMTWDDYLIQPESNAYRLNLKTQVQEGTFVRKANGKNSFLPDDGGKPIFVSERNSMFAMGGDRVRVAMMARRQNHIREAMVTEILERKHDQAVGILQVEKDFAFLVTEGNIFNHDILIPKKKLKGGKTGQKAVVKITQWPSKDSKNLMGEVIDVLGNQGDNNVEMHAILAQYGLPYKYPKRVEEAANKLSAEITPEEIARREDFRDVLTFTIDPKDAKDFDDALSIRVAPASHTASEGARYYEVGVHIADVSHYVTEGSIIDREAEQRATSVYLVDRTIPMLPERLCNFICSLRPDEEKLAYSVIFIMDEEANIKDWHLAHTVIKSDRRFCYEEVQEILTAPEVAAKDSPTKEAPSGAVEGALRVLDHMAKALRERRFKGGAVKFDREELHFDVDESGKPIRCYFKKSNDATQLVEEFMLLANRTVAEFIGKAQKTPKSQNNQKSSPKAKTFVYRIHDQPDPQKLESLRAAVAPFGYKVKTSGTKGAISKNLNKLMDDVQGQREQKLVETLALRAMMKAKYSTHNIGHYGLAFDYYTHFTSPIRRYPDTMVHRLLTRYQEGGRSVNQEHYEELCEHSSQMEQTAANAERDSIKYKMVEFMADKVGEEFDAHISGIQSYGIYCEIDENHCEGLVGMHDLDGDYYDFDERNYCLVGRRHHQKYQLGDAVRIKVARANIEKRQLDFVLAD, encoded by the coding sequence ATGGGACGAAAAGGTGGAAAACGATTGAATAAAGCAATGGTTGCTGATGCCCTTCAGGCATTTTTTCAGGCTCACCCCAACGAGACATTCGCACTGAAACAGATCTTCAAAGCCCTCAGACTGGACACCCATCCAGCCAAGATGCTGGCCGTCGATGTGCTGGAAGAGATGACCTGGGACGACTACCTTATACAACCTGAGAGCAATGCCTACCGTCTGAACCTGAAGACACAGGTGCAGGAGGGCACTTTCGTGCGCAAAGCCAACGGCAAAAACTCGTTCCTGCCCGATGATGGTGGCAAGCCTATCTTTGTCAGCGAGCGCAACTCGATGTTTGCCATGGGTGGCGACCGTGTGCGTGTGGCCATGATGGCCCGTAGGCAGAACCATATCAGGGAGGCCATGGTCACGGAGATTTTGGAGCGCAAGCACGACCAGGCCGTGGGCATCCTGCAGGTAGAGAAAGATTTCGCCTTCCTTGTTACCGAAGGCAATATCTTTAATCACGATATACTCATTCCGAAAAAGAAACTGAAGGGCGGAAAGACCGGTCAGAAGGCGGTGGTGAAAATCACCCAGTGGCCCTCGAAAGACTCGAAGAACCTCATGGGCGAAGTGATCGATGTGTTGGGCAATCAGGGTGATAATAATGTTGAGATGCATGCCATCCTGGCCCAGTACGGACTGCCCTACAAGTATCCGAAGCGTGTGGAGGAGGCCGCCAACAAGCTTTCTGCCGAGATAACTCCCGAGGAGATAGCCCGTCGTGAGGATTTCCGTGATGTGCTCACCTTCACCATCGACCCGAAGGATGCCAAGGATTTCGACGATGCATTGTCGATAAGGGTAGCCCCGGCCTCCCATACTGCCTCCGAGGGGGCTCGCTATTACGAAGTTGGCGTTCACATTGCCGATGTGTCTCATTATGTGACAGAGGGAAGCATCATTGACCGTGAGGCTGAGCAGCGCGCCACGAGCGTCTATCTCGTTGACCGCACCATCCCCATGTTGCCCGAGCGGCTTTGCAACTTCATCTGCTCGTTGCGCCCCGATGAAGAGAAACTCGCCTATAGCGTCATCTTCATCATGGACGAAGAAGCCAATATCAAAGACTGGCACTTGGCTCATACCGTGATCAAGAGCGACAGAAGATTCTGCTATGAAGAGGTGCAGGAGATATTGACGGCCCCCGAAGTGGCTGCTAAAGATAGTCCAACTAAAGAAGCCCCCTCGGGGGCAGTAGAGGGGGCTCTTAGAGTTCTCGACCACATGGCGAAAGCCTTGCGCGAACGCCGTTTCAAGGGAGGTGCCGTGAAGTTTGACCGCGAGGAACTGCATTTCGATGTCGATGAGAGCGGAAAGCCCATACGCTGCTATTTCAAGAAATCGAACGATGCCACCCAGCTGGTGGAGGAATTCATGCTGCTGGCCAACCGTACCGTGGCAGAATTTATCGGAAAAGCTCAGAAAACTCCGAAATCTCAGAATAATCAGAAGTCTTCGCCAAAGGCCAAGACCTTCGTGTATCGTATTCACGACCAGCCCGACCCACAGAAACTGGAGTCGCTGCGGGCCGCTGTTGCACCATTCGGCTATAAGGTGAAAACCAGTGGCACGAAAGGCGCTATCTCGAAAAACCTGAACAAACTGATGGACGATGTGCAGGGACAGCGTGAGCAGAAACTGGTGGAGACTCTCGCCCTGCGTGCTATGATGAAGGCAAAATATTCTACCCATAATATCGGTCACTACGGACTGGCCTTCGACTATTACACCCACTTCACCTCACCCATCCGCCGCTATCCCGACACGATGGTGCACCGACTGCTCACCCGCTATCAGGAAGGCGGTCGATCGGTGAATCAGGAACACTACGAGGAACTGTGCGAACACTCCAGTCAGATGGAACAGACGGCTGCCAATGCCGAGCGCGACTCTATAAAATATAAAATGGTGGAGTTCATGGCCGACAAGGTGGGAGAGGAGTTTGATGCTCATATCTCAGGCATCCAGTCGTACGGCATCTACTGTGAAATAGACGAGAACCACTGCGAGGGACTGGTGGGCATGCACGACCTTGACGGCGACTACTATGACTTTGACGAGCGCAACTATTGCCTGGTGGGTCGTCGCCATCATCAGAAATATCAGTTGGGCGATGCCGTGCGCATCAAAGTGGCTCGCGCCAATATCGAGAAGCGCCAGCTCGACTTCGTACTGGCTGACTGA
- a CDS encoding sulfatase-like hydrolase/transferase, whose amino-acid sequence MKSFKTAILYHFFSTLFLGIILLCYAWGDSIVQSMDFIGWVFFVTSCFSHAALFILAFMLVFYLPFHLLRLHRTAASLFVGSVSLLAVAAFINMQVYRIYRFHINGFIMNLLTGPGAGDIFDFDAKLYFTEGIMLLGIVAISIALWFVSLKLSSKIVNSQLIKSTCLLLAMLFTANGIHIYGSFVLKPTIVKSARLVPYYFPLSATGFLKDLGFTRTVLEVDGDLAGDGDLCYPIHELTVDSALAKRPNIVFILIDSWSKQALTPECMPNLYQLAHEEQWFDNHVSCSNGTRYGVFGLFTGVQPYYYSVFEANRTSPVLIDQLLDAGYDFRAYPSATLKAPDFRRILFSHVPNLRTDTEGNTAYERDQRIKDDLIADLPNLKAGEKPFFAFIFFDLLHAYSLPKELLTRFQPSWEYGKFDVLNNDMDPTPFWNLYRNSAYQTDKMVGELIGQLKQQGMYENTLIYITGDHAQEYNENHKNYWGHNSNFSTYQIGVPLIAHIPGDSIAHRYTHRTTHYDFVPTLMHDYLGVTNPLDDYSAGLLLNDSTNRLWHFVGNELRYAFLVEGDTILTKEGAGYIEVTDAQLNPVENYHIKPKDFDKAIRELNRFFR is encoded by the coding sequence ATGAAAAGTTTTAAAACAGCTATTCTTTATCACTTCTTTTCAACCCTCTTTTTGGGCATTATCCTCCTCTGCTATGCCTGGGGCGATTCTATTGTGCAGTCGATGGATTTCATCGGTTGGGTATTCTTCGTCACATCGTGCTTTTCGCATGCAGCACTCTTCATACTGGCGTTCATGTTGGTGTTCTACCTGCCGTTCCACCTATTACGCCTGCACCGCACTGCCGCCTCATTGTTTGTAGGCTCGGTCAGTTTGCTGGCAGTAGCAGCGTTTATCAACATGCAGGTATATCGCATCTATCGTTTTCATATCAACGGTTTTATTATGAACCTGCTGACCGGTCCCGGTGCAGGCGATATTTTTGATTTCGATGCAAAGCTGTATTTCACCGAAGGAATCATGCTCTTAGGTATCGTAGCCATCAGTATTGCTCTTTGGTTCGTTTCTTTAAAGTTATCTTCAAAAATTGTCAACTCCCAACTCATCAAGAGTACCTGTCTGCTGCTGGCCATGCTGTTCACCGCCAACGGCATTCATATTTATGGTTCCTTTGTTCTGAAGCCCACTATCGTGAAGAGTGCTCGCTTGGTGCCTTACTACTTCCCACTGTCTGCCACTGGATTTCTGAAAGACCTCGGTTTTACACGAACGGTTCTCGAAGTGGATGGAGATCTGGCTGGCGATGGCGATCTGTGCTATCCTATTCATGAGTTGACTGTTGACAGTGCTTTAGCCAAGCGGCCCAACATTGTCTTCATTCTGATTGACTCCTGGAGCAAGCAAGCTCTCACCCCTGAGTGCATGCCCAACCTCTACCAACTGGCACACGAAGAACAATGGTTTGACAACCACGTGAGTTGCAGCAACGGTACGCGCTACGGAGTGTTCGGACTCTTTACGGGCGTGCAGCCTTATTACTATAGTGTGTTTGAGGCCAACCGCACCAGCCCTGTGCTCATCGATCAGCTACTGGATGCCGGCTACGATTTCCGGGCATATCCCAGTGCCACGCTGAAAGCGCCCGACTTCCGTCGTATTCTGTTCAGCCACGTTCCCAACCTACGCACCGATACTGAGGGAAATACAGCCTACGAACGTGACCAGCGCATCAAAGACGATTTGATTGCCGACCTGCCAAATCTGAAAGCTGGTGAGAAACCATTCTTCGCCTTCATTTTCTTTGATTTGCTTCATGCCTATAGTCTGCCAAAGGAATTACTGACTCGTTTCCAACCTTCATGGGAGTACGGAAAGTTCGATGTGCTAAACAACGATATGGACCCTACCCCATTCTGGAATCTGTATCGCAACTCCGCCTATCAGACCGACAAGATGGTGGGCGAACTGATTGGTCAACTCAAACAGCAGGGTATGTATGAGAATACGCTTATCTATATCACCGGCGACCATGCACAGGAATATAATGAGAACCACAAGAACTACTGGGGGCATAACTCCAACTTCTCTACCTATCAGATTGGTGTTCCGCTCATCGCACATATTCCCGGCGATTCGATAGCTCACCGCTATACCCACCGCACCACACACTACGATTTTGTGCCTACGCTGATGCACGACTACCTGGGGGTTACCAATCCTTTGGATGATTATTCTGCGGGGCTTTTGCTCAACGACTCCACAAACCGTCTGTGGCACTTCGTGGGCAATGAGCTGCGCTATGCTTTCCTTGTAGAGGGCGATACAATTCTCACCAAAGAAGGTGCCGGCTACATAGAGGTTACCGATGCCCAACTGAATCCAGTTGAGAACTATCACATCAAGCCCAAAGACTTTGATAAAGCCATCAGGGAACTGAACAGGTTCTTTAGGTGA